GGGGCATTCCGCGCGTATCCGTTCGACCAGCCGCAGGATGTCAGGCACGTTCTGTGGGTGAAGCGGATCGCCACCAGACAGCGAAATGCCCTGCCGTGGGATCGTCGTATCCTGGAGATCGGCGATGATCCGATCTTCCTGTTCCTGCGTAAACGGTTGACCGGAGTTGAGTCGCCAGGTGCTTTTGTTGTAGCACCCCACACACTCATGCACGCAGCCAGCGACAAACAGCGTGCAGCGGGTGCCGGGGCCG
This genomic interval from Pectobacterium aquaticum contains the following:
- the nrdG gene encoding anaerobic ribonucleoside-triphosphate reductase-activating protein; translation: MNYHQYYPVDVVNGPGTRCTLFVAGCVHECVGCYNKSTWRLNSGQPFTQEQEDRIIADLQDTTIPRQGISLSGGDPLHPQNVPDILRLVERIRAECPGKDIWVWTGYVLAELTPEQQRVVDLINVLVDGKFVQDLKDPALIWRGSSNQVVHRLR